In the Nitrosopumilus cobalaminigenes genome, CGACAATCTTATGATAAAATTTTTACAAAATTAAAGGATCATCACAAATGGTTTGAAAATTCAATTCCATTGATTGCAAGTGAGAATATTCCTAGTCCTGCAGTAAGAGAAGCAATAATTTCTGATTTTGGAAATAGATATGCAGAAGGTTGGCCTGGTGAAAGAGTTTACGCAGGATGTGTCTACATTGATGATGTAGAGTTTGAATGCATGAAGTTAGCTAAAAAATTATACAAAGCAAAGTTTGCAGATGTAAGACCAATTTCAGGTGTTGTTGCAAACTTGGCAATTTATTCTGCATTTACAAATCCAGGAGACATTATGTTAGCACCTTCAATTCCAGCAGGTGGTCATATTTCACATGGAAAGAAAGAACATTCTGGTACTGCAGGTTTGGTACATGGTTTAGAAATTGAATTTTATCCATTTGATGCTGAAGAAATGACAATTGATGTAGATAAGACAAAACAAAAAGTCAAAGATCTTAAAAAAGCAAACCGTTTGCCAAAAATGGCAATGTTTGGTGGTTCATTGTTCTTGTTTCCTCATCCTGTCAAAGAATTATCAGATTTTCTAAAGAGTTATGGAATGCACATCAATTATGACGCAGCTCATGTTGCAGGATTAATTGCAGGAGGAAAATTCCAAGATCCATTACGAGAAGGAGCAGACACTATGACTATGAGTACTCATAAGACGTTATTTGGACCTCAAGGAGGACTTGTTTTGGGTTCTGCAGAACATGAAGAAGTTATCAAGAAAGCTACATTCCCTGGTCTAACTAGTAGTCATCACATTCACCATATGGCTGGAAAAGCGGTAGCTTTTGCTGAAGCCTTAGAAT is a window encoding:
- the glyA gene encoding serine hydroxymethyltransferase, which codes for MAKSQNRQSYDKIFTKLKDHHKWFENSIPLIASENIPSPAVREAIISDFGNRYAEGWPGERVYAGCVYIDDVEFECMKLAKKLYKAKFADVRPISGVVANLAIYSAFTNPGDIMLAPSIPAGGHISHGKKEHSGTAGLVHGLEIEFYPFDAEEMTIDVDKTKQKVKDLKKANRLPKMAMFGGSLFLFPHPVKELSDFLKSYGMHINYDAAHVAGLIAGGKFQDPLREGADTMTMSTHKTLFGPQGGLVLGSAEHEEVIKKATFPGLTSSHHIHHMAGKAVAFAEALEYGKDYAVQVIKNAKIFAEALSDNGFKVLGESRGFTQSHQIAVNVLDYSDGGKVEADLEKANIIVNRQLIPGDIKAGRNYFHPGGIRLGVSEITRLGMKKNEMQEIASLIKQVVIDKKDPKKLLSKVKSFRKDYQKVKFCFDNKLGAYEYVKLR